The proteins below come from a single Tachypleus tridentatus isolate NWPU-2018 chromosome 13, ASM421037v1, whole genome shotgun sequence genomic window:
- the LOC143239551 gene encoding alpha-N-acetylgalactosaminide alpha-2,6-sialyltransferase 5-like isoform X3, protein MFSYAKCLLVLTTSGFLIHLIFGLSDISKASEDTSKSDYFPSYFSVSKIKIRDLSKQYGDSKKIHPRLVARRDLLGVQSFRGPTGYRDYNGEVKAMELKCRTCSLVGTSGLLLGSKKGDTIDQSDCVFRLGLSSVRQLEDDVGKKTTARLLDNESLRRLLKTFKKILTGGLTSQNVFVHDIRGAGSDLHTTRTRLKHLSRYNKNVTLYFLDRHSEHRALIAMREAAAVVGYKMLGVQPSTLWYAIYIMTDAGCSSVKIIDVPDPKYCKRSVRGFIRSQYWDRHSPPVCSSGNDIGATGEFTADSLPLRIYDRRAVHGWSLSQDVTFLSPSWPQNNFK, encoded by the exons ATGTTTTCATATGCTAAATGCCTTTTGGTCCTCACAACCAGTGGATTTCTGATTCACTTGATTTTTGGTTTAAGCGACATTTCTAAAGCATCAGAAGATACATCCAAATCTGATTACTTTCCAAGCTATTTTAGTGTAAGCAAGATAAAAATACGTGACCTGTCTAAACAATATGGAGATTCTAAGAAGATTCATCCCCGACTGGTCGCTCGGAGGGATCTTTTAG GAGTTCAGAGTTTCAGGGGGCCTACAGGCTATCGTGACTACAATGGAGAGGTAAAAGCAATGGAGTTGAAGTGTCGGACGTGTTCCTTAGTTGGAACATCGG gTCTACTTCTAGGATCGAAAAAAGGTGATACAATAGACCAATCAGACTGTGTGTTTCGGTTAGGTTTATCTTCTGTAAGGCAACTAGAAGATGATGTAGGGAAGAAAACAACTGCCAGACTTCTAGATAATGAAAG cttAAGGCGCCTACTGAAAACATTCAAGAAAATACTTACTGGTGGATTGACGAGCCAGAATGTTTTCGTGCACGACATAAGAGGTGCTGGGAGTGACTTGCATACTACGCGGACGAGATTGAAACATCTTTCTAGATACAACAAGAACGTCACATTATATTTTCTAGATAGGCATAGTGAGCACCGAGCTTTAATAGCCATGAGAGAAGCAGCAGCAGTTGTAGG CTATAAGATGTTAGGTGTTCAACCCTCAACACTTTGGTATGCTATTTATATCATGACTGATGCTGGATGCTCAAGTGTTAAAATTATTGATGTGCCAGATCCAAAATATTGCAA GCGATCTGTTCGTGGTTTTATTCGATCCCAGTACTGGGACAGACATTCTCCACCCGTGTGCTCATCTGGCAATGATATCGGAGCTACAGGGGAGTTTACTGCAGATTCGCTACCTCTGAGAATATATGATAGAAGAGCAGTACACGGCTGGTCTCTCTCACAGGACGTAACCTTCCTCTCACCATCCTGGcctcaaaataattttaagtaa
- the LOC143239551 gene encoding alpha-N-acetylgalactosaminide alpha-2,6-sialyltransferase 5-like isoform X4, translating to MYRKLTNEQMFSYAKCLLVLTTSGFLIHLIFGLSDISKASEDTSKSDYFPSYFSVSKIKIRDLSKQYGDSKKIHPRLVARRDLLGLLLGSKKGDTIDQSDCVFRLGLSSVRQLEDDVGKKTTARLLDNESLRRLLKTFKKILTGGLTSQNVFVHDIRGAGSDLHTTRTRLKHLSRYNKNVTLYFLDRHSEHRALIAMREAAAVVGYKMLGVQPSTLWYAIYIMTDAGCSSVKIIDVPDPKYCKRSVRGFIRSQYWDRHSPPVCSSGNDIGATGEFTADSLPLRIYDRRAVHGWSLSQDVTFLSPSWPQNNFK from the exons ATGTATAGGAAG TTAACAAACGAACAGATGTTTTCATATGCTAAATGCCTTTTGGTCCTCACAACCAGTGGATTTCTGATTCACTTGATTTTTGGTTTAAGCGACATTTCTAAAGCATCAGAAGATACATCCAAATCTGATTACTTTCCAAGCTATTTTAGTGTAAGCAAGATAAAAATACGTGACCTGTCTAAACAATATGGAGATTCTAAGAAGATTCATCCCCGACTGGTCGCTCGGAGGGATCTTTTAG gTCTACTTCTAGGATCGAAAAAAGGTGATACAATAGACCAATCAGACTGTGTGTTTCGGTTAGGTTTATCTTCTGTAAGGCAACTAGAAGATGATGTAGGGAAGAAAACAACTGCCAGACTTCTAGATAATGAAAG cttAAGGCGCCTACTGAAAACATTCAAGAAAATACTTACTGGTGGATTGACGAGCCAGAATGTTTTCGTGCACGACATAAGAGGTGCTGGGAGTGACTTGCATACTACGCGGACGAGATTGAAACATCTTTCTAGATACAACAAGAACGTCACATTATATTTTCTAGATAGGCATAGTGAGCACCGAGCTTTAATAGCCATGAGAGAAGCAGCAGCAGTTGTAGG CTATAAGATGTTAGGTGTTCAACCCTCAACACTTTGGTATGCTATTTATATCATGACTGATGCTGGATGCTCAAGTGTTAAAATTATTGATGTGCCAGATCCAAAATATTGCAA GCGATCTGTTCGTGGTTTTATTCGATCCCAGTACTGGGACAGACATTCTCCACCCGTGTGCTCATCTGGCAATGATATCGGAGCTACAGGGGAGTTTACTGCAGATTCGCTACCTCTGAGAATATATGATAGAAGAGCAGTACACGGCTGGTCTCTCTCACAGGACGTAACCTTCCTCTCACCATCCTGGcctcaaaataattttaagtaa
- the LOC143239551 gene encoding alpha-N-acetylgalactosaminide alpha-2,6-sialyltransferase 5-like isoform X1: MYRKLTNEQMFSYAKCLLVLTTSGFLIHLIFGLSDISKASEDTSKSDYFPSYFSVSKIKIRDLSKQYGDSKKIHPRLVARRDLLGVQSFRGPTGYRDYNGEVKAMELKCRTCSLVGTSGLLLGSKKGDTIDQSDCVFRLGLSSVRQLEDDVGKKTTARLLDNESLRRLLKTFKKILTGGLTSQNVFVHDIRGAGSDLHTTRTRLKHLSRYNKNVTLYFLDRHSEHRALIAMREAAAVVGYKMLGVQPSTLWYAIYIMTDAGCSSVKIIDVPDPKYCKRSVRGFIRSQYWDRHSPPVCSSGNDIGATGEFTADSLPLRIYDRRAVHGWSLSQDVTFLSPSWPQNNFK, from the exons ATGTATAGGAAG TTAACAAACGAACAGATGTTTTCATATGCTAAATGCCTTTTGGTCCTCACAACCAGTGGATTTCTGATTCACTTGATTTTTGGTTTAAGCGACATTTCTAAAGCATCAGAAGATACATCCAAATCTGATTACTTTCCAAGCTATTTTAGTGTAAGCAAGATAAAAATACGTGACCTGTCTAAACAATATGGAGATTCTAAGAAGATTCATCCCCGACTGGTCGCTCGGAGGGATCTTTTAG GAGTTCAGAGTTTCAGGGGGCCTACAGGCTATCGTGACTACAATGGAGAGGTAAAAGCAATGGAGTTGAAGTGTCGGACGTGTTCCTTAGTTGGAACATCGG gTCTACTTCTAGGATCGAAAAAAGGTGATACAATAGACCAATCAGACTGTGTGTTTCGGTTAGGTTTATCTTCTGTAAGGCAACTAGAAGATGATGTAGGGAAGAAAACAACTGCCAGACTTCTAGATAATGAAAG cttAAGGCGCCTACTGAAAACATTCAAGAAAATACTTACTGGTGGATTGACGAGCCAGAATGTTTTCGTGCACGACATAAGAGGTGCTGGGAGTGACTTGCATACTACGCGGACGAGATTGAAACATCTTTCTAGATACAACAAGAACGTCACATTATATTTTCTAGATAGGCATAGTGAGCACCGAGCTTTAATAGCCATGAGAGAAGCAGCAGCAGTTGTAGG CTATAAGATGTTAGGTGTTCAACCCTCAACACTTTGGTATGCTATTTATATCATGACTGATGCTGGATGCTCAAGTGTTAAAATTATTGATGTGCCAGATCCAAAATATTGCAA GCGATCTGTTCGTGGTTTTATTCGATCCCAGTACTGGGACAGACATTCTCCACCCGTGTGCTCATCTGGCAATGATATCGGAGCTACAGGGGAGTTTACTGCAGATTCGCTACCTCTGAGAATATATGATAGAAGAGCAGTACACGGCTGGTCTCTCTCACAGGACGTAACCTTCCTCTCACCATCCTGGcctcaaaataattttaagtaa
- the LOC143239551 gene encoding alpha-N-acetylgalactosaminide alpha-2,6-sialyltransferase 5-like isoform X2 encodes MDRKLTNEQMFSYAKCLLVLTTSGFLIHLIFGLSDISKASEDTSKSDYFPSYFSVSKIKIRDLSKQYGDSKKIHPRLVARRDLLGVQSFRGPTGYRDYNGEVKAMELKCRTCSLVGTSGLLLGSKKGDTIDQSDCVFRLGLSSVRQLEDDVGKKTTARLLDNESLRRLLKTFKKILTGGLTSQNVFVHDIRGAGSDLHTTRTRLKHLSRYNKNVTLYFLDRHSEHRALIAMREAAAVVGYKMLGVQPSTLWYAIYIMTDAGCSSVKIIDVPDPKYCKRSVRGFIRSQYWDRHSPPVCSSGNDIGATGEFTADSLPLRIYDRRAVHGWSLSQDVTFLSPSWPQNNFK; translated from the exons ATGGACAGGAAA TTAACAAACGAACAGATGTTTTCATATGCTAAATGCCTTTTGGTCCTCACAACCAGTGGATTTCTGATTCACTTGATTTTTGGTTTAAGCGACATTTCTAAAGCATCAGAAGATACATCCAAATCTGATTACTTTCCAAGCTATTTTAGTGTAAGCAAGATAAAAATACGTGACCTGTCTAAACAATATGGAGATTCTAAGAAGATTCATCCCCGACTGGTCGCTCGGAGGGATCTTTTAG GAGTTCAGAGTTTCAGGGGGCCTACAGGCTATCGTGACTACAATGGAGAGGTAAAAGCAATGGAGTTGAAGTGTCGGACGTGTTCCTTAGTTGGAACATCGG gTCTACTTCTAGGATCGAAAAAAGGTGATACAATAGACCAATCAGACTGTGTGTTTCGGTTAGGTTTATCTTCTGTAAGGCAACTAGAAGATGATGTAGGGAAGAAAACAACTGCCAGACTTCTAGATAATGAAAG cttAAGGCGCCTACTGAAAACATTCAAGAAAATACTTACTGGTGGATTGACGAGCCAGAATGTTTTCGTGCACGACATAAGAGGTGCTGGGAGTGACTTGCATACTACGCGGACGAGATTGAAACATCTTTCTAGATACAACAAGAACGTCACATTATATTTTCTAGATAGGCATAGTGAGCACCGAGCTTTAATAGCCATGAGAGAAGCAGCAGCAGTTGTAGG CTATAAGATGTTAGGTGTTCAACCCTCAACACTTTGGTATGCTATTTATATCATGACTGATGCTGGATGCTCAAGTGTTAAAATTATTGATGTGCCAGATCCAAAATATTGCAA GCGATCTGTTCGTGGTTTTATTCGATCCCAGTACTGGGACAGACATTCTCCACCCGTGTGCTCATCTGGCAATGATATCGGAGCTACAGGGGAGTTTACTGCAGATTCGCTACCTCTGAGAATATATGATAGAAGAGCAGTACACGGCTGGTCTCTCTCACAGGACGTAACCTTCCTCTCACCATCCTGGcctcaaaataattttaagtaa
- the LOC143239550 gene encoding uncharacterized protein LOC143239550, translating to MISAMPAVALRRERKKEKSISSHGSVASLSRGRGFAKRSRTQSISTISSLGENHLDVRYRKSRANLFKMDEQKLRLLIYLGTVLLVAGLVLVFLGVGAGVNTAQTIGLVFIGFGALLCFVKVFVSEQQATLIKRPKIASVSKDSLCIMTATSTNTTSPGDQSTDFASLPIQRSPLSPTEESGIATQSNQSRSLTPTCLNSIPETQVLLVDEEKSDKF from the coding sequence ATGATTTCTGCTATGCCAGCTGTTGCCCTCCGGCGAGAAAGGAAAAAAGAGAAATCTATTAGTTCTCATGGTAGCGTAGCCTCTTTGTCTCGAGGACGTGGATTTGCGAAGCGTTCTCGCACCCAGAGCATCAGTACCATATCGAGTTTGGGAGAAAATCATCTCGACGTGAGGTACCGGAAATCACGAGCTAATCTATTTAAAATGGACGAACAAAAACTGAGGTTACTTATATACTTAGGGACCGTCCTGCTAGTAGCAGGGCTGGTCCTTGTTTTTCTAGGAGTAGGTGCTGGAGTAAACACAGCCCAAACGATAGGCCTTGTGTTCATTGGATTCGGCGCTCTGCTCTGTTTTGTGAAGGTATTTGTTTCAGAGCAACAGGCCACACTAATAAAGCGGCCCAAGATAGCAAGCGTCTCTAAAGATTCCTTGTGTATCATGACGGCGACTTCCACCAACACCACTTCTCCTGGGGATCAGTCAACAGATTTCGCATCACTTCCAATACAAAGATCTCCATTGTCGCCAACAGAGGAGAGCGGCATCGCCACGCAGAGCAACCAAAGCAGAAGTTTGACTCCGACATGTCTCAACAGTATTCCTGAAACCCAGGTCTTACTTGTAGATGAGGAAAAGAGCGACAAGTTCTAA